From a region of the Nitrospira sp. genome:
- the hypE gene encoding hydrogenase expression/formation protein HypE, producing MTQSKSFEPACPLPISATKTVQLAHGGGGRLMQELIQGVFMRAFHNPMLDSLHDGAIWPVEKGTLAFTTDSYVVRPLFFPGGDIGSLAVNGTINDLAMCGAKPLYLSAGFILEEGLSMEVLRRVVNSMAEAARTAGVPIVTGDTKVVDRGKGDGIFINTAGVGVVPAGVRVLPTSIQPDDAILVSGHLGSHGVAVLSVREGLTFDGKVESDSAPLHHIVSDLIQSGIEIHCLRDLTRGGLASALNELATAAKVGMVVEEAAIPVQEPVRGACELLGLDPLYVANEGRFVAMVPAQQVEAALAVMRRHEVANQPAHIGMMTDRDPPLVVLRTVVGTHRVLDLLSGEQLPRIC from the coding sequence ATGACTCAGAGCAAATCATTTGAACCGGCCTGTCCGTTGCCGATCTCGGCAACGAAAACCGTGCAACTTGCACATGGCGGGGGCGGTCGGCTCATGCAGGAGTTGATTCAAGGCGTATTCATGCGGGCCTTTCATAATCCCATGCTGGACTCCCTGCACGATGGTGCAATCTGGCCTGTGGAGAAAGGCACCCTCGCCTTCACCACTGATTCCTATGTGGTTCGTCCGCTGTTTTTCCCGGGCGGCGACATCGGGAGCTTGGCGGTGAACGGCACGATCAATGATCTGGCCATGTGCGGGGCCAAGCCTTTGTATCTGAGCGCGGGATTCATCCTGGAGGAGGGGCTCAGCATGGAGGTGCTGCGGCGAGTCGTGAACTCGATGGCCGAGGCAGCGAGAACTGCAGGTGTGCCGATCGTCACCGGCGATACGAAGGTCGTGGATCGCGGCAAGGGCGATGGGATTTTCATCAACACCGCCGGCGTTGGTGTGGTGCCGGCCGGTGTCCGCGTGTTGCCCACGTCGATACAACCTGATGATGCGATTCTTGTGAGCGGTCATCTCGGTTCCCATGGGGTGGCAGTACTCAGCGTACGGGAAGGACTGACGTTCGATGGCAAGGTCGAAAGCGATTCAGCCCCGTTGCATCACATAGTCAGTGATCTGATCCAAAGCGGCATTGAAATCCATTGCCTGCGCGACCTCACTCGTGGCGGGCTGGCCAGTGCCTTGAACGAACTGGCCACAGCGGCGAAGGTCGGCATGGTGGTTGAAGAGGCCGCCATTCCTGTGCAGGAACCCGTGCGGGGAGCCTGCGAACTGCTTGGCCTTGATCCATTGTACGTGGCGAATGAAGGACGCTTTGTTGCGATGGTGCCGGCGCAGCAGGTCGAAGCCGCGCTGGCCGTCATGCGCCGGCACGAAGTGGCGAACCAGCCAGCTCACATCGGCATGATGACGGATCGAGATCCTCCGCTGGTCGTTCTGCGAACCGTGGTAGGCACGCATCGTGTCCTCGATCTGTTATCCGGCGAGCAACTGCCGCGAATTTGTTGA
- the hypD gene encoding hydrogenase formation protein HypD has protein sequence MKYVDEFRNRAVATALAERIKKTVRRPWSIMEVCGGQTHAIVRFGLDSLLPPNLTLVHGPGCPVCVTSVSLIDRAVCLASLPGVIFCSFGDMLRVPGSRGDLFGVKAAGGDIRIIYSPLDALELARNNPDRDVVCFAVGFETTAPAWAMAVTQAKQAGITNFSLLIAHVLVPPAMEAILASPQNRIQGFLAAGHVCTVMGYEEYEAIAQRYRVPIVVTGFEPLDVLEGIAMLVSQLEEGRVEVENQYVRSVSREGNQQAKSVVDRVFEPASRIWRGIGEIPASGLRLKSSYNTYNAELKFQPDLAQLADGVEDPECRSGLVLQGLLKPPDCPAFGIRCTPEQPLGAPMVSSEGACAAYYRYRSHATRDA, from the coding sequence ATGAAGTACGTGGATGAATTTCGCAATCGCGCCGTGGCGACCGCGCTGGCGGAGCGGATCAAAAAGACGGTGCGGCGGCCTTGGTCGATCATGGAAGTCTGCGGCGGACAGACCCACGCGATCGTACGCTTCGGCCTCGATAGCCTGTTGCCACCGAACCTCACGCTCGTCCATGGACCGGGCTGTCCGGTTTGTGTGACGTCGGTATCCCTCATCGACCGAGCTGTCTGCCTCGCGTCGTTGCCTGGAGTGATCTTCTGTTCGTTCGGCGACATGTTGCGAGTTCCCGGTTCCCGTGGTGACCTCTTTGGCGTGAAGGCGGCAGGGGGAGATATCCGGATTATCTATTCGCCATTGGATGCGCTCGAGCTGGCACGCAACAACCCAGATCGCGACGTCGTCTGTTTCGCTGTGGGATTTGAAACGACTGCCCCGGCCTGGGCCATGGCGGTCACGCAAGCGAAGCAGGCGGGTATTACCAACTTCAGCCTGTTGATCGCCCATGTGTTGGTGCCCCCGGCGATGGAGGCGATCCTGGCGTCGCCACAGAATCGAATTCAAGGCTTTCTTGCTGCAGGCCATGTCTGCACCGTGATGGGCTATGAGGAGTACGAAGCCATCGCACAACGGTATCGAGTCCCGATCGTGGTGACCGGGTTCGAGCCGCTCGATGTGCTTGAAGGCATCGCGATGTTGGTCAGTCAGTTGGAAGAGGGACGAGTCGAGGTCGAGAATCAGTATGTGCGGTCGGTCAGTCGTGAAGGGAATCAACAGGCCAAGTCCGTCGTCGATCGAGTGTTCGAACCGGCGTCTCGGATCTGGCGCGGTATCGGCGAGATTCCAGCGAGTGGCCTGCGCCTCAAATCTTCCTACAATACCTACAATGCCGAGCTGAAGTTCCAGCCGGACCTTGCGCAGCTCGCAGATGGCGTGGAGGATCCGGAATGCCGGAGTGGGCTGGTGCTCCAGGGTTTGCTCAAGCCGCCGGACTGCCCAGCCTTCGGGATTCGTTGCACACCGGAACAGCCGTTAGGAGCGCCAATGGTTTCGAGCGAAGGGGCCTGTGCCGCCTATTATCGATACCGCAGCCACGCAACGCGTGACGCGTGA